The Penicillium oxalicum strain HP7-1 chromosome VI, whole genome shotgun sequence genome window below encodes:
- a CDS encoding Aminotransferase gives MGDYRPDGSEALGAHVPIGTTGNELGSSSRQSSVLYHHLRQPPLNIVGGRGSWLITDSGQEILDATCGAAVACLGHSDKRVHDAIMEQLQKFPYCYSMFFTNNAAEELSKILVDSTEGVMSRAYVVSSGTEAVEASLKMAVQYFMEMSPKQPQRVNFIARKQSYHGNTLGSLSVGHHLGRRALYEKILAKNVHHVSQCYPYREMRDEESMDTYVARLAQELEDKFQELGPDTVCAFVAETVTGATLGCVPALPGYLKAMKEVCQKHGALLILDEVMCGMGRTGTLHAWEQEDVTPDLQTVAKGLGGGYAPIAALLVNRRVVDTLSQGSGAFSHSQTYQGHPVSCAAACKVQKIIRDDHLLANVREMGEYLGQLLHETFDKYAHVGDIRGRGLFWAIEFVLDKETKQAYPPSQAVAWTIHKTAL, from the exons ATGGGTGACTACAGACCAGATGGATCGGAGGCTCTTGGAGCTCATGTGCCCATAGGGACCACGGGGAACGAACTGGGTTCGTCGTCGAGACAAAGCTCCGTGCTCTAtcaccatcttcgtcagCCACCGCTCAATATAGTCGGCGGTCGAGGGAGCTGGCTGATCACCGACTCGGGTCAAGAGATTCTCGATGCTACCTGTGGAGCTGCTGTGGCATGCCTTGGACACAGTGACAAAAGAGTCCACGACGCCATCATGGAACAGTTGCAAAAGTTTCCGTATTGCTACTCGATGTTCTTTACCAATAATGCTGCCGAGGAGCTTTCCAAAATCCTGGTAGATTCCACGGAAGGGGTGATGTCTCGTGCATATGTTGTGAGCTCGG GTACCGAAGCAGTGGAAGCATCGCTGAAAATGGCCGTTCAATATTTCATGGAGATGTCTCCAAAACAACCACAGCGGGTCAATTTCATTGCTCGGAAACAGTCATACCACGGTAATACACTCGGCTCTCTATCCGTGGGTCATCACCTGGGCCGTCGAGCATTGTACGAAAAGATCTTGGCCAAAAATGTGCATCATGTCTCGCAGTGCTATCCCTATCGAGAGATGAGGGATGAAGAGTCCATGGACACATATGTGGCTCGGCTCGCCCAAGAATTGGAAGATAAATTCCAAGAGCTCGGTCCGGACACTGTATGCGCTTTTGTCGCGGAGACCGTGACCGGTGCG ACACTGGGCTGCGTTCCGGCTCTGCCAGGATACTTGAAGGCCATGAAGGAGGTTTGCCAGAAACACGGAGCTTTGCTGATCCTGGATGAAGTCATGTGTGGCATGGGGCGCACAGGCACGCTGCACGCTTGGGAGCAGGAAGATGTTACTCCAGACCTGCAAACGGTAGCCAAAGGCCTCGGAGGGGGTTATGCCCCAATTGCCGCTCTTCTCGTAAACCGTCGCGTTGTGGATACCTTGAGCCAGGGCTCAGGCGCCTTTTCCCACAGCCAGACATATCAGGGACACCCTGTGTCGTGTGCTGCAGCCTGTAAGGTACAGAAGATTATTCGAGATGATCACTTACTCGCCAATGTCCGCGAGATGGGTGAGTATCTGGGACAGCTGCTTCATGAGACTTTCGATAAGTACGCTCACGTGGGTGATATTCGAGGACGAGGGCTCTTCTGGGCT ATTGAGTTTGTCCTGGATAAAGAGACCAAACAGGCTTATCCGCCTTCGCAAGCGGTTGCCTGGACGATACACAAAACCGCTCTGTAA